TTACCTCTAGACCAGGTAAATCTTTTTCCATTTAAGGGGAGATCAAGAAGTTCGCAACTATCAATACACTGCTTGAATCTTGACATAGAAGCAGATACTTTTGAACCACCTTTACGATCCGAGGGTGACAAAGTTTCATTGAAGTCACCAGCAAGACACCATGGAGTGCTAACACTATCTTTGAAAGTAATCAAGTAGTCCCATAATTCTTTCTTCAGGGTACCATCGATCGGAGCATAAATAAAGGATACCAAGCAATCCAAATTATAACGAGTAAAAGTGCCTTCAACATGTAAAATACGCCTATTCATAGCAATTGAACATCTAGATACACAAAAAGAAGCTGGATTCCATATACATAAAATCCCCCCAGAAAGGCCTATAGAGGGGACTGCATACCAGTCCCTAGCATGCCGACCCCAGATAGAGCTAATAATACTGTCatgaatattttctaattttgtttctaaaataccCAGAACATCAATTGAAAATTTCCTACCCAAATTCCTCACACATCTTTTTTTAACTCTGCTCCCTAAACCACAAACATTCCAATTTCCTACCCAAACATTTATGTACTTGGGATCCAATTTATTCAACACATCCTTGATAATGTCTTGGATAAATTTTGATTCGTGCCTGCTCACAAACAAAAGCAAGTCTTTAATAGAGAGACAATTAACCatgctaaaaacaaattattatttcacaTGGTAAAATCTAATGTATAATTACTCAATAAATATGTGCCAGGGAATCTTAGAGGGAAAAAGGCGTGCCCATTTTCCATATCACTGAGATTCCATCCGGAGAGATTTCCCGCCTCCTCAAGAGCTTTTCTCCACTCCTTCACCTTCTCTTTAAAACAGACTTCATGCTTATCAAATGCTTTTACAAAACTGCCGATCTGCTTTCTCATATCTGAAGGATCAATGTCATAGAATACAGGAAGAACAATCTGACCAGTTTTCCTGTTTTTGCACTCAAGAATCTCTACAAGTTCATTAAGACACCGTCTAGAAGAAGCATATCCTTTAGAGAAGACCACTATAGatatctttgattcttgaattgcctTGAGGAGATGTTTGGAGATTTCTTCACCCCTAGGAATTTCATTATGATCTCGAAAAGTGTAGATTCCTGCTTGGACTAAGGCAGTATATAGATGATCTGTAAAATTCTTGCGATTATCTTCTCCTCTAAAACTTAGAAATACATCATAGGCCCCATTTGGTCTAGAGCGAGAAGACTCTGGCTCTGTCATGGCAGCTGCAGAAATTATGACACAATAAATTAGCAATGGAGCAAGGAATGAATGTAAAGCGATCATCAGAGACAATACATGTAAATTCTGATGGGAATTTGTTAGAGAAGCTGAATTTTGATCTGTATATAATTTAAGTGACATGATAAAGAGGAATCCCCGTGAAAGTGGTTAATCTTCAAGTAACAAATAACATATTGACAGCAAATCATGAACTTGGAATGATAAAAGTGGTGggatttattttgatgtgtccTAAAGAACTTCCTctcttagaaaaataatatattatattgtttccACCATGCTTCCTTACCTCCCTCTCCCCTAGTTATTTATTCTAACAGAAAGAAGTAAACTGATTTTGATTGCTAATTAATAAGCATAGCCTAATAGCAGAATGGAACTTTCACGATCCGATTTTAACATAACTGATCTaccaatgaaaatttttattattatgctcTCAGCACGAGATATTTCTTCTACGTTACCTGTGGAGACAAAACTGACAGGCTTACTGAGGtctgcttttcttctctttagaGAGGATGAATCGTTTTCTTCATGTTTGGATTGCTTGCGTTTTACTTTCTGCATTCTAAAATAGAATGATATTGTGCTTGAAGATCTACAAGGAACTCAATAAACTGGTCAATGATGATATATCTATCTGAACGTAAAGCTTACAAATTATTGTTATCAGTaaatacatgaaattaaaacgAAGCAAAGAAGTTAGTTATAACTCTACATAACCCAAGGGCTGGTTGGATTCCGCCAGCTATGAAAATGCAGCAACTGGAGATCAGAGAGGTTAGCTGATGAATATCTCTGTCCTGCAACAATCGATATTGCTGAAAAGAAGAGACCAAAAGGGACTGCTTGCATGCAATCAGTAGCAGCAATCGCAAACATTACCTCTATATTGTGTTTATGAGTTGGTCGGATTCCATCTACTTGGTGACTTTAAAGATCAGATTGCAGCAATCAGAAAGGTTAGCTGAAGAATGAAGTAATGAGGACTGAAGAAGGTTGGTAGAGACAATATTGTTTCAGAGAAAGAATATGCTTTCTTGCAATTTATTAGCAACGcaataattgttaaaaataaaaggtaacaTATACAGGAAAAGGAGCAAGGAGATTTCGTTAgccaaaaatttatcaaaatcaagcaaattTATAGCTCTTGCTTGAGCATCAAACAGTTTTTCCGAGAGCTAAAGCAGTCAAGAAGCAGGTGTATCATGAAGTGTATGGTCTTTTTTATCAGCCGTGTTGTTGGTGAGGTTTTGACCATTATCATGAAATCGGCTGCCTCAATCTCTCCTCCGTCTAATCTGATACTCTCAAAATCAAATGGTTTAAATTTCAACTATCCTTTTTTCAAAGcctgggttattttttttccaaacaagaCTTTGACCAGTACGTCAACTgaactttctttctttacttttgATTAAATGTTAcactgaatttctttcttgggttCAAAACGTTAGACTTCCCAGCAATATAAACTCAGATAAAACAAGCCAAGAATCAATTTTTAAGACATCCTTAATCTTTACAAaactattacttttttttttattgtaatcaaagaaatattattaaGGAGATGACAAActggaaaaacaagaaaacaattatcttggttacatgaaaattaaaaataacaaagcaaaacaaaaacgaaTATAAATGAGAGTGTTCTAAACAAAACAGTTCTCCATGAGGATCCATTCAAAAATTCTTTATGGACCTTTAAAAGGATCAAAACCTCCATGCATAAAGTTAGCTTTAAAGGTCTTCAGCCATAGATGAAGACGATGGAGAATTAACTCAAGGGTTGAATTCCAATATAGCAATTGATTCTCAAAGACCACTTTATTTCTAACTACTACTCAAATACCCCTAAAATATTCCATAACGTATTAATTGTTAGACTTGGAAATTTTCCTTTCACAATTTCATTCCATTAGGTTAACATTTGACCAATACTTTTCTACATGCACCATTAAATACCTAACGAATTATGACTGACCACTTGTGTttcaacaatacaaaaaaaaaaaaaaaacaaattgtttttttaggagcaattaaatttatattttctaagaaaTCCTATTCTACACAATACCCCACATAATACCCTGTTAGTGATTGCACTTCATTATTTCACATCATTTGGATCATTCCTCGAAACACTCATGTTAAACTTACAAGGCAATAGAACTATTACTAATTATACCTATGCTCATTATTCAGACTCTCCACCTTCtattccttctccttcttctttcttttctcttctctacCATTCTAGATAAAAACAGCATATTTTTACTATAGCTTTCAACGACCAACCCATCTCTCCTAGGCGACATATTATATGCTTTCCTTTTATTTGAGGGTATATATATTACTCCATTCATCATTAATGAAATTTCTATCATATTACCATGGTCTATGGTCTATTTAATAGTAAATGACACTCATTCATAGACACCAAATCACACTAGACATCAATTAACATAGAATATCAAGAGAAAACAGATGAATTGCTATAGGGTAGAACACCTTAATTCAtagtgttttctttctttctgaagAGAAAACTGTCATGGTTTATCTCCACCTCAAAGGCTGCTTGTAAATACTAATCTCTTTGTAACCAAAC
This genomic stretch from Populus alba chromosome 19, ASM523922v2, whole genome shotgun sequence harbors:
- the LOC118051977 gene encoding toll/interleukin-1 receptor-like protein; this encodes MQKVKRKQSKHEENDSSSLKRRKADLSKPVSFVSTAAMTEPESSRSRPNGAYDVFLSFRGEDNRKNFTDHLYTALVQAGIYTFRDHNEIPRGEEISKHLLKAIQESKISIVVFSKGYASSRRCLNELVEILECKNRKTGQIVLPVFYDIDPSDMRKQIGSFVKAFDKHEVCFKEKVKEWRKALEEAGNLSGWNLSDMENGHAFFPLRFPGTYLLSNYTLDFTM